In Denticeps clupeoides chromosome 1, fDenClu1.1, whole genome shotgun sequence, a single window of DNA contains:
- the LOC114786839 gene encoding uncharacterized protein LOC114786839 — MLRRRKKRKAPAPASAPSAAKKKASPRAQPPRAPLSFSRPASSSPPAFQHRARRRWRRGLGGQAAALPVLRPPFPLAGAPPGEAPRPAARGPRRHGTRPHAVADDAPGGRRLLRRPSAVLLVLGPAPDALLPGEGGVGPRGGVLLALALPALLRRRRRPPPPKKTPAPTAAPPRKPESTPAASAAPPNPPAKRGRRPKRVKEEQQKQEELQRAKEERPPTPGGGKDEDGEAELSDGRDEDSQSEKNGDMENAHRTHMSPLLSSLSCLVLYLRRQQHSAYLSLSRTPNSAEAWRLLCHSSLALLILYNRHRECEVAKLTVQEYRNRFTPPASAAPAVNGAAQAPAAPGAPALETALSPFERQVLCHLPRVGVLGKRGRMQPLVLPPHSEACLELLLQTCPDVGVDPKSPYVFSRPYHSPATPLRGTDLLRGLARSSGAKNPAGLTAPRARRQVAILTQLLLLEEGERKRLEDFLQREYHVTQSCARIGQDPGLMGRVGRVVLYGEKDGMLFRGMSLQHICLELDVMSGNSADSFSEESDVEAAKSKERVEVSKKAAPCPPRPPSRKKGSSPQPAAVTPSPVSHKRRSSQPKSGKRGVLKRPWSEAERVAVETHLKRNIVELRVPAKADCERCLQLCPLLVSNQRDWRAIKFYCHNRIQLLKKQGRRESGAAAVC, encoded by the exons ATGCTGCGCCGGCGCAAGAAACGCAAGGCCCCCGCCCCCGCCTCCGCCCCGTCGGCGGCCAAGAAGAAGGCGTCGCCCCGCGCCCAACCCCCTCGAGCCCCCCTGTCGTTCTCGCGGCCCGCCTCCTCGTCACCCCCGGCCTTCCAG CATCGGGCACGGCGGCGTTGGCGGCGTGGGCTCGGCGGGCAAGCGGCAGCACTGCCCGTACTGCGGCCGCCATTTCCGCTCGCTGGCGCGCCACCTGGAGAAGCACCACGCCCAGCAGCCCGAGGTCCGCGCCGCCATGGAACTCGCCCACATGCGGTCGCAGACGACGCACCCGGCGGGCGCCGCCTCCTTCGCCGCCCCTCAgccgtcctcctcgtcctcggCCCCGCCCCCGACGCTCTTCTCCCGGGAGAGGGAGGCGTCGGGCCCCGGGGCGGTGTCcttctcgctctcgctctcccagccctcctccgccgccgccgccgccccccccccccaaaaaagactCCGGCCCCCACCGCCGCCCCGCCACGAAAGCCCGAGTCCACGCCCGCCGCTTCCGCGGCCCCGCCCAACCCCCCGGCCAAGAGGGGGCGGCGGCCGAAAAGGGTGaaggaggagcagcagaagcAGGAGGAGCTCCAGAGAGCGAAGGAGGAGCGGCCGCCCACGCCGGGCGGAGGGAAGGACGAGGACGGAGAGGCGGAGCTGAGTGACGGAAGGGACGAAGACAGCCAGTCAGAGAAAAACGGAGACATGGAAAA TGCCCACAGGACCCACATGTCTCCTCTGCTATCGTCCCTGTCCTGCCTGGTCCTGTACCTGCGGCGACAGCAGCACTCCGCCTACCTGTCGCTGTCCCGCACCCCCAACTCGGCCGAGGCCTGGCGACTGCTGTGCCACTCCAGCCTGGCGCTGCTCATCCTCTACAACCGGCACCGCGAGTGCGAGGTGGCCAAGCTGACCGTGCAGGAGTACCGCAACCGCTTCACGCCACCCGCGTCCGCCGCGCCGGCCGTCAACGGCGCCGCCCAGGCCCCGGCGGCCCCCGGCGCCCCGGCGCTGGAGACGGCCCTGTCCCCGTTCGAGCGCCAGGTCCTCTGCCACCTGCCCAGGGTGGGCGTGCTGGGCAAGCGCGGGCGCATGCAGCCCCTGGTCCTGCCGCCCCACTCGGAGGCCtgcctggagctgctgctgcagacgtGCCCCGACGTGGGCGTGGACCCCAAGAGCCCGTACGTCTTCTCGCGGCCGTACCACTCGCCCGCCACGCCGCTGCGCGGCACGGACCTGCTGCGGGGCCTGGCGCGCTCCAGCGGCGCCAAGAACCCCGCCGGGCTCACCGCCCCCCGCGCCCGCCGCCAGGTGGCCATTCTCacgcagctgctgctgctggaggaggggGAGCGGAAGCGGCTGgaggacttcctgcagagggaGTACCACGTGACGCAGAGCTGCGCCCGCATCGGCCAGGACCCGGGCCTGATGGGGCGCGTGGGGCGCGTGGTCCTGTACGGGGAGAAGGACGGGATGCTGTTCAGGGGGATGAGCCTCCAGCACATCTGCCTGGAACTGGACG TCATGTCGGGGAACTCTGCCGACTCGTTTTCAGAGGAGTCCGACGTGGAGGCGGCGAAGAGTAAGGAGAGGGTGGAGGTCAGTAAGAAGGCCGCTCCCTGCCCCCCTCGTCCCCCAAGCAGGAAGAAGGGGAGCAGCCCCCAACCCGCAGCGGTCACGCCTTCACCAGTGAGTCACAAGAGGAGGAGCTCGCAGCCCAAATCAG GGAAGCGCGGCGTGCTGAAGAGGCCCTGGTCGGAGGCGGAGCGCGTCGCCGTGGAGACGCACCTGAAACGGAACATCGTGGAGCTGCGCGTGCCGGCCAAGGCGGACTGCGAGCGCTGCCTGCAGctctgccccctgctggtcagcAACCAGCGCGACTGGAGGGCCATCAAGTTCTACTGCCACAACCGCATCCAGCTGCTGAAGAAGCAGGGCCGCCGGGAGAGCGGCGCGGCCGCCGTCTGCTAG
- the LOC114793557 gene encoding butyrophilin subfamily 1 member A1-like, with protein MLFGLVALCSAINLAAGKESFSVASENVTVRSGQSVVLPCWLSPAADAQAMEVRWYRPEQYSRPVLLYREQKILTSSQPERFRNRAALGSPGGLKRGNVSLRIDNVTFADAGPYECYVSSELLYSSALVFLNVSVLGSPLVLSVMKVRGDLVKVTCSSSGWYPEPQLLWSSDEKNGVAPEELHSSRGPEGLFSVQSSVLLSPSDGPSVSCSVSLPGSKDGKEASVLLRAEAEAGFEMSEDHSATPWKSAFAVVMLMLVAVVAVFTGIFYFIRNKKRDAETFISSRSLNLEEAKKHRVNIKLNRATAHHHVVVSEDRKYLRDSEKTGDNTEMGRFHHHTCVLGEPGFSSGCKYWEVVLKQENIDVKAAWWVGLASGSADRSTEAPLTPSGGFWYLSSDGSNGYHVNLDPTFPVSLSTRPGTLGVLVEYEKGRLTFYDVGEKKPILTLVTAFTGDVFPLFNPGTGDSGSVHIPDMIPPSVEAEEQPLLNTDTLNTENETEA; from the exons ATGTTGTTCGGCCTTGTGGCGCTCTGCTCCGCGATCAATCTGGCTGCCGGAAAAG AGTCATTCTCGGTGGCCAGTGAAAATGTGACGGTGCGGTCAGGGCAGTCGGTGGTGTTGCCCTGCTGGCTGTCACCCGCCGCGGACGCGCAGGCCATGGAGGTGCGCTGGTACCGCCCCGAGCAGTACAGCAGGCCCGTCCTTCTGTACCGCGAGCAGAAGATCCTGACGTCCAGCCAGCCGGAGCGGTTCCGAAACCGCGCGGCGCTGGGGTCCCCGGGGGGCCTGAAGCGGGGCAACGTGTCCCTGAGGATAGACAACGTGACGTTCGCGGACGCCGGCCCGTACGAGTGCTACGTCAGCAGCGAACTGCTGTACAGCTCCGCCTTGGTGTTTCTAAATGTCAGCG TGCTGGGCTCTCCCCTGGTCCTGTCTGTGATGAAGGTTCGGGGGGATTTGGTGAAGGTGACCTGCTCCTCCTCTGGTTGGTATCCGGAGCCCCAGCTCCTGTGGTCCTCGGACGAGAAGAATGGCGTGGCCCCCGAGGAGCTCCACTCCAGTCGGGGGCCAGAGGGACTCTTCTCAGTCCAGAGCTCGGTCCTTCTGTCTCCCTCTGACGGCCCCAGTGTCTCCTGCTCCGTGTCTCTGCCCGGCTCCAAGGACGGGAAGGAGGCAAGCGTGCTTTTACGGGCTGAGGCTGAAGCAG GATTTGAAATGTCAGAAGATCACTCCGCAACGCCGTGGAAGTCAGCCTTCGCCGTCGTCATGCTGATGCTGGTAGCCGTGGTGGCGGTGTTCACCGGCATCTTCTACTTCATCAGAAACAAAAAGCGCG ACGCAGAGACGTTCATTTCATCCA GATCTTTAAACCTTGAGGAGGCCAAGAAACATAGAG TGAACATCAAGCTCAACAGGGCTACAGCTCACCATCACGTGGTGGTTTCTGAAGACCGCAAATACCTGAGGGACAGTGAGAAGACTGGTGATAATACTGAGATGGGGAGGTTCCATCACCATACGTGCGTATTGGGTGAACCTGGTTTCTCGTCAGGCTGTAAGTACTGGGAGGTGGTCCTGAAACAGGAAAACATCGACGTCAAAGCGGCTTGGTGGGTTGGACTGGCGAGTGGTTCGGCAGACAGAAGTACCGAAGCCCCACTGACTCCTTCAGGGGGTTTCTGGTATCTGAGCTCAGATGGATCCAATGGATACCACGTCAACTTGGACCCCACCTTCCCAGTGTCACTGTCGACCAGGCCGGGGACGTTAGGCGTGCTTGTAGAGTATGAGAAGGGGAGGCTCACTTTTTATGACGTGGGAGAGAAAAAGCCCATCCTCACGCTAGTGACAGCGTTTACCGGGGACGTGTTCCCGCTTTTTAACCCGGGTACAGGGGACAGCGGCTCAGTTCACATTCCAGACATGATTCCTCCGTCCGTGGAAGCAGAGGAGCAGCCTCTCCTCAACACTGACACTCTCAACACAGAAAATGAAACCGAAGCGTAG